In the genome of Streptomyces collinus, one region contains:
- a CDS encoding MlaE family ABC transporter permease: protein MALLSRLEELGAQLSFYGRSLAWTGRTLRRYKKEILRLLAEVSFGRGALAVVGGTVGVIAFLSFFTGTEVGLQGYAALNQLGTSNFVAFLSAYFNTREIAPLVAGLALSATVGAGFTAQLGAMRISEETDALEVMGVPSLPFLVTTRMIAGFVAVIPLYVIGLLSSYLAARTITTGYYGQSTGTYDHYFQQYLPPVDVLWSFGKVLVFAVLIILVHCFYGYYASGGPAGVGVAVGRAVRTSIVAINVLDFFLSLAIWGASTTVRIAG from the coding sequence ATGGCGCTGCTGAGTCGTCTGGAGGAGCTGGGTGCCCAGCTGTCCTTCTACGGGCGGTCGCTGGCCTGGACCGGCCGCACCCTGCGCCGCTACAAGAAGGAGATCCTGCGGCTGCTCGCCGAGGTGAGCTTCGGGCGGGGCGCGCTCGCCGTCGTGGGCGGCACGGTCGGCGTGATCGCCTTCCTGTCGTTCTTCACCGGCACGGAAGTGGGCTTGCAGGGGTACGCCGCGCTCAACCAGCTCGGCACCTCCAACTTCGTCGCGTTCCTCTCGGCGTACTTCAACACCCGTGAGATCGCCCCGCTGGTGGCCGGGCTCGCCCTCTCCGCGACCGTCGGCGCCGGGTTCACCGCCCAGCTCGGCGCGATGCGGATCAGCGAGGAGACCGACGCGCTGGAGGTCATGGGCGTGCCCTCGCTGCCGTTCCTCGTGACGACCCGGATGATCGCCGGGTTCGTGGCCGTCATCCCGCTGTACGTGATCGGCCTGCTGTCCTCGTACCTGGCCGCCCGCACCATCACCACCGGCTACTACGGGCAGTCCACGGGCACGTACGACCACTACTTCCAGCAGTACCTGCCCCCGGTGGACGTGCTGTGGTCCTTCGGGAAGGTGCTGGTCTTCGCCGTCCTGATCATCCTGGTGCACTGCTTCTACGGCTACTACGCGAGCGGCGGCCCGGCGGGCGTCGGCGTCGCGGTGGGCCGTGCGGTGCGGACCTCGATCGTGGCGATCAACGTCCTGGACTTCTTCCTGTCGCTGGCGATCTGGGGCGCCAGCACGACCGTACGGATCGCGGGGTGA
- a CDS encoding MCE family protein translates to MRVLRLRLYGVVFIAVLALLLSLSVAVYRQAFTPVVRITLEADSLGNQLDPRADVKLRGLLVGEVREVRADGTKATLDIALKPEHVAHIPSDVHARLLPKTLFGEKYVDLIAPRGSSGRPIRAGDVITQDRTRVGIEVQQLMNDLLPLLRTVQPGKLNATLSAFATALEGRGDRIGDNLTRVEAYLRRLNPHLPSLKEDIARFADVAEMYGDAAPDLMEILRNTVTTSRTIVEQKDRLAAALTTTATVAGTAEGFLDANGDRLITLGRVSRPTLELFARYSPQYPCLLAGLVRQEKASEEAFRGGKMHITLEVVRPQGAYEPGEEPRYGERAGPNCRDLPHPPVPAPGAHLDDGSKEPGTASGGPLGVSATRAEQRAVGSLVAPVLGVPADEVPPVATLLFGPMARGTAVSVA, encoded by the coding sequence ATGAGGGTGCTGCGACTGAGGTTGTACGGCGTCGTCTTCATCGCCGTGCTCGCACTGCTGCTGTCCCTGTCCGTCGCCGTCTACCGGCAGGCGTTCACGCCGGTCGTGCGGATCACGCTGGAGGCCGACAGCCTCGGCAACCAGCTCGATCCGCGCGCCGACGTCAAGCTGCGCGGGCTGCTGGTCGGCGAGGTGCGCGAGGTGCGGGCCGACGGGACGAAGGCGACGCTCGACATCGCGCTGAAGCCGGAGCACGTCGCCCATATCCCGTCCGACGTGCACGCGCGCCTGCTGCCCAAGACGCTGTTCGGCGAGAAGTACGTCGACCTGATCGCACCGCGCGGCTCATCGGGCCGGCCCATCCGCGCCGGGGACGTCATCACCCAGGACCGCACCCGCGTCGGCATCGAGGTCCAGCAACTGATGAACGACCTGCTGCCCCTGCTGCGGACCGTGCAGCCCGGCAAGCTCAACGCCACGCTCTCCGCGTTCGCCACCGCCCTGGAGGGACGCGGCGACCGGATCGGCGACAACCTCACGCGAGTGGAGGCCTACCTGCGCCGCCTCAATCCGCACCTGCCGTCCCTGAAAGAGGACATCGCACGCTTCGCCGACGTCGCCGAGATGTACGGCGACGCGGCGCCCGACCTGATGGAGATCCTGCGCAACACCGTCACCACCAGCCGCACGATCGTCGAGCAGAAGGACCGGCTGGCGGCGGCTCTGACGACCACGGCGACCGTCGCGGGCACCGCCGAGGGCTTCCTCGACGCCAACGGCGACCGGCTGATCACCCTCGGCCGGGTCTCCCGCCCCACGCTGGAACTGTTCGCCCGTTACTCGCCCCAGTACCCCTGTCTGCTGGCCGGCCTGGTCCGGCAGGAGAAGGCGTCCGAGGAGGCGTTCCGGGGCGGGAAGATGCACATCACGCTGGAGGTCGTACGACCGCAGGGTGCGTACGAACCGGGTGAGGAACCGCGCTACGGCGAGCGGGCGGGCCCGAACTGCCGTGATCTGCCGCACCCTCCGGTGCCGGCCCCCGGCGCCCACCTCGATGACGGTTCCAAAGAGCCGGGTACGGCCTCGGGCGGTCCGCTCGGCGTCTCCGCCACCCGGGCCGAGCAGCGGGCCGTCGGCTCGCTCGTGGCGCCGGTGCTGGGCGTGCCCGCCGACGAGGTGCCGCCGGTCGCGACGCTGCTGTTCGGGCCGATGGCGCGCGGGACGGCGGTGAGCGTCGCATGA
- a CDS encoding ABC transporter ATP-binding protein has translation MGVEICVEGLTKSFGHQVIWQDVSLTLPAGEVSVMLGPSGTGKSVFLKTLVGLLKPERGSITIQGRDITKLREHDLYEVRKLFGVLFQDGALFGSMNLYDNIAFPLREHTRKSESEIRRIVLEKMDMVGLIGAEGKLPGEISGGMRKRAGLARALVLDPEIILFDEPDSGLDPVRVAYLNQLIVDLNAQIDATFLIVTHDIASARQVPDNIGLLFRRELVMFGPRAELLTSDEPVVRQFLNGRMQGPIGMAEEKDAAQVEQELAQIDDSARVQQLTPRLLPGPGITRPPRWQAIARREARLHQKEVAGA, from the coding sequence ATGGGTGTCGAGATCTGTGTGGAAGGGCTGACCAAGTCCTTCGGTCACCAGGTCATCTGGCAGGACGTCTCGCTGACGCTGCCCGCCGGGGAGGTCTCGGTCATGCTCGGCCCCTCGGGCACGGGCAAGTCCGTGTTCCTCAAGACGCTCGTCGGACTGCTGAAGCCGGAGCGCGGCTCGATCACGATCCAGGGCCGGGACATCACCAAGCTCCGCGAGCACGACCTGTACGAGGTGCGCAAGCTCTTCGGCGTGCTGTTCCAGGACGGCGCGCTGTTCGGCTCGATGAACCTGTACGACAACATCGCCTTCCCGCTGCGCGAGCACACCCGTAAGTCCGAGAGCGAGATCCGGCGCATCGTGCTGGAGAAGATGGACATGGTCGGGCTGATCGGCGCCGAGGGGAAGCTACCCGGCGAGATCTCCGGCGGGATGCGCAAGCGCGCCGGGCTGGCCAGGGCCCTCGTCCTGGACCCGGAGATCATCCTCTTCGACGAACCCGACTCGGGCCTGGACCCGGTCCGCGTCGCCTACCTCAACCAGCTCATCGTCGACCTCAACGCCCAGATCGACGCGACCTTCCTGATCGTCACGCACGACATCGCCTCGGCCCGCCAGGTGCCGGACAACATCGGGCTGCTCTTCCGCCGCGAGCTGGTGATGTTCGGGCCGCGCGCAGAGCTGCTGACCAGCGACGAGCCGGTCGTACGGCAGTTCCTGAACGGCCGGATGCAGGGCCCCATCGGCATGGCGGAGGAGAAGGACGCGGCGCAGGTCGAGCAGGAGCTCGCGCAGATCGACGACAGCGCGCGCGTGCAGCAGCTGACTCCCCGCCTGCTGCCGGGACCGGGCATCACCCGCCCGCCCCGCTGGCAGGCGATCGCACGGCGCGAGGCCCGTCTCCACCAGAAGGAGGTGGCCGGCGCATGA
- a CDS encoding sigma-70 family RNA polymerase sigma factor yields MATDMPAETPVEMHAVDERWRRMWSHREHLLKVARRRSMSAEDAEDAVHEAMLRAAERPDLDEERLAAWLTTVTMRLCVDRYRQMNREAEVRTSPTLIAPGPVPVEEAVCDRAEAKWLAVRSGELPARQAEALRLKSEDLDVGQVAVRMGLSYRTVESLLARARRTLRQSLAATLGFALFLIGWGRPRGVGRAQAVAVASTAASLAVAGFVLPYALDGSGGGGGKVPRPAVATPDTETMRPDGRGEGRTPRGTEPTAAAGERGAAGAPVGESFLPLSVPSLPEIPVVAQVPDVPGVPVVGQVPDVPEVPAAPLPGLSAPEVPQVPDVPDLPVEPSAVPTDTAATAVPEAPETSDAPSTSFPELTSTPLP; encoded by the coding sequence ATGGCGACGGACATGCCCGCAGAGACACCTGTGGAGATGCACGCGGTCGACGAGCGGTGGCGCCGCATGTGGAGCCACCGCGAGCATTTGCTCAAGGTGGCCCGGCGCAGGTCGATGAGTGCGGAGGACGCCGAGGACGCGGTGCATGAGGCGATGCTGCGCGCCGCCGAGCGGCCCGACCTGGACGAGGAACGGCTCGCGGCCTGGCTGACGACGGTGACGATGCGCCTGTGCGTCGACCGCTACCGGCAGATGAACCGCGAGGCCGAGGTGCGGACCAGCCCGACGCTCATCGCCCCCGGTCCGGTGCCCGTCGAGGAGGCGGTGTGCGACCGGGCCGAGGCGAAGTGGCTGGCGGTGCGCAGTGGTGAGCTGCCCGCGCGACAGGCCGAGGCGCTGCGGCTGAAGTCGGAGGACCTGGACGTCGGCCAGGTCGCCGTCCGGATGGGGCTGAGCTACCGGACCGTCGAGTCGCTGCTGGCCCGGGCCCGGCGGACGCTGCGGCAGTCGCTGGCCGCCACGCTCGGGTTCGCGCTGTTCCTGATCGGGTGGGGGCGGCCGCGCGGGGTCGGCAGGGCACAGGCCGTGGCGGTCGCCTCGACGGCGGCGTCCCTGGCGGTGGCGGGGTTCGTGCTGCCGTACGCCCTCGACGGCAGCGGAGGCGGTGGCGGAAAGGTGCCTCGGCCCGCGGTCGCCACGCCGGACACGGAGACGATGCGGCCGGACGGCCGTGGCGAGGGCCGTACGCCTCGGGGGACTGAGCCCACGGCTGCCGCAGGCGAGCGCGGGGCGGCCGGGGCTCCCGTCGGTGAATCGTTCCTCCCGCTGTCCGTGCCGTCGCTGCCGGAGATCCCGGTCGTCGCCCAGGTCCCGGACGTTCCGGGGGTGCCGGTCGTCGGGCAGGTCCCGGACGTTCCGGAGGTCCCGGCGGCCCCGTTGCCCGGGCTGTCCGCGCCGGAGGTCCCGCAGGTGCCCGACGTCCCCGACCTGCCGGTGGAGCCCTCCGCCGTGCCGACGGACACGGCGGCCACGGCCGTCCCGGAAGCTCCCGAGACATCCGACGCGCCGTCCACCTCGTTCCCCGAGCTCACGTCGACCCCGCTTCCGTAG
- a CDS encoding MlaE family ABC transporter permease yields the protein MSLSPAGALRHSGSLFAMALDVVRTIPRRPFQAREFIQQAWFVASVTILPTALVSIPFGAVIALQIGSLTRQLGAQSFSGAASVLAVLREASPIVTALLIAGAGGTAICADLGARKIRDEIDAMQVLGIDPIHRLVVPRVLASMLVAVLLNGLVSVVGVAGGYFFNVVLQNGTPGAYLASFTTLAQLSDLWAAEVKALVFGAIAGIVASYKGLTAKGGPKGVGDAVNQSVVITFMLLFVTNFVMTAVYFQVVPQKG from the coding sequence ATGAGCCTGTCACCGGCCGGAGCGCTGCGGCACTCCGGCAGCCTCTTCGCGATGGCGCTGGACGTCGTCCGGACGATCCCCCGACGGCCCTTCCAAGCAAGGGAGTTCATTCAGCAGGCGTGGTTCGTCGCGAGCGTGACGATCCTGCCGACGGCCCTGGTCTCCATCCCGTTCGGGGCGGTCATCGCGCTCCAGATCGGCAGTCTGACCCGGCAGCTCGGCGCCCAGTCCTTCTCCGGGGCCGCCTCCGTCCTCGCCGTGCTGCGCGAGGCCTCGCCGATCGTCACCGCGCTGCTGATCGCGGGCGCCGGCGGCACGGCGATCTGCGCCGACCTCGGGGCGCGGAAGATCCGCGACGAGATCGACGCGATGCAGGTGCTGGGCATCGACCCCATCCACCGGCTGGTCGTTCCCCGCGTGCTGGCGTCGATGCTGGTGGCGGTGCTGCTCAACGGCCTGGTGTCGGTGGTCGGGGTGGCAGGCGGCTACTTCTTCAACGTCGTCCTCCAGAACGGCACTCCCGGCGCCTACCTGGCCTCCTTCACCACCCTCGCCCAGCTCTCCGACCTGTGGGCGGCCGAGGTCAAGGCGCTGGTGTTCGGTGCGATCGCCGGCATCGTCGCCTCCTACAAAGGGCTGACCGCGAAGGGCGGGCCCAAGGGTGTGGGCGACGCGGTGAACCAGTCGGTGGTGATCACCTTCATGTTGCTGTTCGTGACGAACTTCGTGATGACCGCCGTGTACTTCCAAGTCGTTCCGCAGAAGGGCTGA
- a CDS encoding MCE family protein, producing the protein MSTTGARQTAAPLIKFSLFALVTVVATALLAATIVNISLTPEHEYRAVFSDVTGLEEGDDIRVAGVRVGEVAGIRIKDRTLAEVTFTVSRDRPLLISTGAVIRYRNLVGQRYVALTEGAGDGTRLRPGGTIPLARTQPALDLNALLNGFKPLFAALSPKDVNQLATEIIKTLQGEGGTVNSLLTHTASLTTTLAGRDKLIGSVIDNLNTVLKTLDKRGARFSGLLKQLRRVISGLSADRKPIGESLVSIGDLTEATSGLLKDARPPLKDDIAELTDLTGTLNDNEKTVEGVLKRLPNKLTELTGTASYGSWFNFYLCDFDGRIVLPKTKQVLTPEMHVARARCGA; encoded by the coding sequence ATGAGTACCACAGGTGCCCGGCAGACCGCCGCTCCGCTGATCAAGTTCAGTCTCTTCGCGCTGGTGACGGTGGTGGCGACGGCCCTGCTCGCTGCGACCATCGTGAACATCTCCCTCACGCCCGAGCACGAGTACCGCGCGGTATTCAGCGATGTCACCGGCCTGGAGGAGGGTGACGACATCCGGGTGGCCGGAGTGCGGGTCGGCGAGGTCGCGGGCATCCGGATCAAGGACCGGACGCTGGCCGAGGTCACCTTCACGGTCAGCCGGGACCGGCCACTGCTCATCAGCACCGGCGCCGTCATCCGCTACCGCAACCTGGTCGGTCAGCGCTACGTCGCGCTGACCGAGGGCGCCGGCGACGGCACCCGGCTGCGCCCCGGCGGCACGATCCCGCTCGCGCGCACCCAGCCCGCCCTCGACCTGAACGCGCTGCTGAACGGCTTCAAGCCGCTGTTCGCCGCGCTCAGCCCGAAGGACGTCAACCAGCTGGCCACCGAGATCATCAAGACCCTCCAGGGCGAGGGCGGCACCGTCAACAGCCTGCTGACGCACACCGCGTCGCTCACCACGACGCTGGCCGGCCGCGACAAGCTGATCGGCTCGGTGATCGACAACCTCAACACCGTGCTGAAGACGCTCGACAAGCGCGGCGCCCGCTTCTCCGGACTGCTCAAGCAGCTGCGCCGGGTCATCTCCGGCCTGTCCGCCGACCGCAAGCCCATCGGGGAGTCGCTGGTGAGCATCGGCGACCTGACGGAGGCCACCTCGGGCCTGCTGAAGGACGCGCGCCCGCCGCTCAAGGACGACATCGCGGAACTGACCGACCTCACCGGGACGCTGAACGACAACGAGAAGACCGTGGAGGGCGTGCTGAAGAGGCTGCCGAACAAGCTCACCGAGCTGACGGGGACGGCGTCCTACGGCTCGTGGTTCAACTTCTACCTGTGCGACTTCGACGGCCGGATCGTGCTGCCGAAGACGAAGCAGGTGCTCACGCCCGAGATGCACGTGGCGAGGGCGAGGTGCGGGGCATGA
- a CDS encoding MCE family protein, with amino-acid sequence MSRKRRPEPLVKVRVEPPKLPRVRLPEVRLLPRRKPRPQPLVKVRVDPPKLPRIRLRRPHLRPFRERNPIVIGAVGLTVLALLTVAAFNADRLPVIGDGETYSAAFAEAGGLKPGDEVRIAGVKVGKVEEVDLDGDHVKVTFKIKDEPAFGTGTGASIRVKTILGAKYLALHPKGRGRLEPGSEIPLERTVPAYDVVQAFSDLTTTTEKVDTDRLAKALDTISTTFEDSPQEVRESIKGLSKISRTVASRDKALGELLDHANGVTGVLADRSGDFTALVEDGDKLFQEISKRRAAIHKLLKTSAALGIQLSGLVQDNDKEIGPALKGLNTVVKMLERNQAGLERSIKLLAPYVRVFTNTLGNGRWFDSYVQNLVAAPVVPRTRTGGAR; translated from the coding sequence ATGAGCCGCAAGCGCCGCCCGGAGCCGCTGGTCAAGGTGCGGGTGGAACCGCCGAAGCTGCCGAGGGTACGGCTGCCGGAGGTACGGCTCCTGCCCCGCCGCAAGCCGCGTCCACAGCCGCTGGTCAAGGTCCGCGTCGACCCGCCGAAGTTGCCGAGGATACGGCTCCGCCGTCCGCACCTCCGCCCCTTCCGCGAACGCAATCCCATCGTCATCGGCGCCGTCGGACTCACCGTCCTCGCACTGCTGACCGTGGCCGCGTTCAACGCCGACCGCCTGCCGGTGATCGGCGACGGCGAGACGTACAGCGCCGCCTTCGCGGAGGCGGGCGGTCTCAAGCCGGGCGACGAGGTGCGGATCGCCGGGGTCAAGGTCGGCAAGGTCGAGGAGGTCGACCTGGACGGCGACCACGTGAAGGTCACCTTCAAGATCAAGGACGAGCCGGCGTTCGGCACCGGGACCGGAGCGTCGATCCGGGTCAAGACGATCCTCGGCGCCAAGTACCTCGCCTTGCACCCCAAGGGGCGGGGCCGGCTGGAGCCCGGCAGCGAGATCCCGCTGGAGCGGACCGTCCCCGCGTACGACGTCGTGCAGGCGTTCAGCGATCTCACCACCACGACGGAGAAGGTCGACACCGACCGGCTGGCCAAGGCCCTGGACACCATCTCCACCACCTTCGAGGACTCACCGCAGGAGGTACGGGAGTCCATCAAGGGCCTGTCGAAGATCTCCCGGACGGTGGCCTCGCGCGACAAGGCCCTCGGGGAGCTCCTCGACCATGCGAACGGCGTGACGGGCGTACTCGCCGACCGGTCGGGCGACTTCACCGCCCTGGTCGAGGACGGCGACAAGCTGTTCCAGGAGATCAGCAAGCGGCGTGCGGCGATCCACAAGCTGCTGAAGACCTCCGCCGCGCTCGGCATCCAGCTCTCCGGCCTGGTCCAGGACAACGACAAGGAGATCGGGCCCGCGCTCAAGGGCCTCAACACCGTGGTGAAGATGCTCGAACGCAACCAAGCCGGCCTGGAGCGGAGCATCAAGCTCCTGGCTCCCTA